A stretch of Lactuca sativa cultivar Salinas chromosome 6, Lsat_Salinas_v11, whole genome shotgun sequence DNA encodes these proteins:
- the LOC111887479 gene encoding protein RRP6-like 2 produces MDPSFTQESRTQKSLVASSVKRNSFSSMSKISGCSGEISSNKNINFYVNFEEFKNPIQETSKKSSQLILEYIPSEKLWGKTQKRFPKNDLKYDEVYNWLININHEMFERFDVSVDEIKKSRYKEQKLINLTNDTKFQLVNLKKEKVIEKDLLLNSNCPNMEANHSSSVKVVSLEDINAMGTQRPKVSFHMNWIPKPQDVYNIVVNNVNQPFQHVWLKTSEDGSRLIHPLEKHSVFDFVNKSMTNTEPLKPPPVETTPLKFVQDVKDLKELVAKLHDTNEFAVDLEHNQYRSFQGLTCLMQISTRTEDFIVDTLKLRVHIGPYLREIFKDPTKRKVMHGADKDILWLQRDFGIYVCNMFDTGQASRVLKMERNRLDYLLIYFCGVAANKEYQTADWRLRPLTDEMLRYARDDTHYLLYVYDLMKKRLLSSSTDPNNPDALLVEVYQRSYDVCMQLYEKDILTESSYLNIYGLHEADLNGQQLSVVAALCEWRDIVARAEDESTGYVLPNKILIEIAKKMPITNEDLRGLLTSNHPHIERNLTSIVSIIQNSMYNAAEFEGVARRLKEEHMEMVTSSGAIGANSLSNIAGNQSGKKAGSVVAGVNWNIPMNGSGFINTKVTLQNMVENICVGNAAGNRKLDLDSKLSSSFPKCLQTSNGRIMMKQKEEDKDDGKKVIPEKWIVNKSAGGCKDSGGGRPRPRSGLVTDIVNRV; encoded by the exons ATGGATCCATCATTCACTCAAGAATCCCGAACCCAGAAATCATTGGTTGCTTCTTCTGTAAAGCGCAATTCCTTTTCCTCAATGTCAAAGATTTCCGGGTGTTCAGGAGAAATCTCAagcaataaaaatattaatttctatGTCAACTTTGAAGAATTCAAAAACCCAATTCAAGAAACCTCTAAAAAGTCGTCCCAGTTGATTCTTGAATATATTCCTTCTGAGAAACTATGGGGCAAAACTCAGAAGCGTTTTCCTAAAAATGATCTTAAATATGATGAAGTTTATAACTGGTTAATCAACATTAATCATGAGATGTTTGAGAGGTTTGATGTGTCTGTTGATGAGATTAAGAAATCAAGATATAAAGAACAGAAGCTCATAAATCTAACTAACGATACTAAATTTCAATTAGTTAATCTAAAGAAAGAGAAAGTCATTGAGAAAGATTTGTTACTTAATAGTAATTGCCCTAACATGGAAGCTAATCATTCTTCATCTGTGAAGGTAGTTTCTTTGGAAGATATTAATGCAATGGGGACACAAAGGCCAAAAGTGTCTTTTCACATGAATTGGATTCCAAAGCCGCAAGATGTGTATAACATAGTGGTGAACAATGTAAATCAACCTTTTCAGCATGTTTGGTTGAAGACTAGTGAGGATGGGTCTAGGCTCATACACCCATTG GAAAAACATTCGGTTTTCGACTTTGTTAATAAAAGTATGACCAATACCGAGCCATTAAAGCCACCTCCGGTTGAAACAACACCATTAAAGTTTGTACAAGATGTCAAAGACTTGAAAGAACTTGTTGCAAAGTTGCATGACACTAATGAATTTGCG GTTGATTTGGAACACAACCAATATCGATCTTTCCAAGGTTTAACTTGCTTAATGCAAATATCTACACGAACAGAAGATTTCATTGTTGATACACTCAAACTCCGTGTTCATATTGGTCCGTATTTGCGAGAGATTTTCAAAGATCCAACTAAAAGAAAG GTTATGCATGGAGCAGATAAAGATATTTTGTGGCTGCAACGAGACTTTGGCATATATGTTTGCAATATGTTTGACACCGGACAG GCTTCAAGGGTGTTGAAAATGGAGAGAAATCGTTTGGACTATTTGTTGATATACTTTTGTGGGGTTGCTGCAAATAAAGA ATACCAAACTGCAGACTGGCGACTTCGCCCATTGACAGATGAAATGCTGAG ATATGCAAGAGACGACACACATTACCTTTTGTATGTATACGATCTTATGAAAAAAAGGTTGCTTTCATCATCAACAGATCCGAATAATCCTGATGCACTTCTTGTAGAA GTGTATCAACGCAGTTACGATGTATGCATGCAATTATATGAGAAAGACATTCTCACCGAATCTTCATATCTCAACATATACGG GTTGCATGAAGCTGATCTCAATGGTCAACAACTTTCCGTTGTTGCA GCGCTTTGTGAATGGAGAGACATTGTTGCACGTGCAGAAGATGAGAGTACTGGATATGTATTGCCAAACAAAATTCTTATCGAAATTG CCAAGAAGATGCCGATAACAAATGAAGATCTACGTGGTTTGTTGACGTCTAATCACCCTCACATCGAGCGTAACCTCACTTCCATTGTTAGCATTATTCAGAATTCTATGTATAACGCAGCTGAGTTTGAAGGTGTTGCTAGGAGACTCAAGGAAGAACACATGGAAATGGTAA CTTCGAGTGGTGCAATAGGAGCAAATAGTTTGAGCAACATCGCTGGAAATCAATCAGGGAAGAAAGCTGGAAGTGTTGTCGCCGGAGTCAACTGGAATATTCCGATGAACGGATCAGGGTTCATAAACACCAAAGTAACGCTGCAGAACATGGTAGAAAATATTTGCGTTGGAAATGCAGCCGGAAATAGGAAATTGGATCTTGATTCAAAGCTATCATCGAGCTTCCCGAAGTGCTTACAGACCTCTAATGGAAGGATAATGATGAAGCAGAAGGAAGAAGACAAAGATGATGGTAAGAAGGTGATACCGGAAAAGTGGATAGTGAACAAGTCTGCCGGAGGTTGCAAGGATAGTGGCGGAGGAAGGCCAAGGCCTCGATCTGGGCTTGTTACCGACATTGTTAACCGGGTTTAG
- the LOC111887438 gene encoding uncharacterized protein LOC111887438 isoform X2, whose product MIQNQQKERTKNLSSIADDVLQRCSLKLKTSVSVLVKDFDSKWKGEKKQYSRKLVEYCSSKALYEICKDMEQTIREGTFSRLSFDMMLAWEKPACADEQAQMEKEEVKKPAKEKEDKKKPANSSNKQDDIPLFYSDIMPLLVNNKPNVGEDAFVWLGSLVPLVADFINGKFTFETLTSSTQNRLHYPAYEKFLQEIAKCVQHLQKQATPRNVEMADDEFILHVEGTATSQRVIRHIGKQSWPGRLTLTNYALYFEASGSMTYEDAFKLDLSKDINHSIKPAATGPFGAPLFDKAIVYESAELEDGFQIEFPELTSCTRRDHWLALVNEIMLLHKFLSKFKVESPLEAWEMHARTILGIIRLHAAREMLRISPPNPKNFLIFALFDELPTGSNVLHELAESLKSVKSGHPCSASSILRNLNVSTCIPCAEEDISVEQSDKNVNNQPDNLLSLETAVDQVREEAKEINSAKATADELKEDGIGDSALVLMELMKPLKNALPWFQEVIEWKNPTTTATVMSTSLLVVYKEWVGKAIAAFLLWLVSKMIWARKYEVGKQTKFVVCNNNDQTAVDSIVAAQHGINTIYNILQSVNVSLLKIRSIWLANAPKHTNTMIVVMIGCAVILLVIPLKYIIMSALLSTFAVKLNPGDRRDKKNIMGNQRLKGWWDSIPVSPVEVVQKAGESPKESGLKKE is encoded by the exons ATGATTCAAAATCAGCAAAAAGAGAGGACGAAGAATCTGTCTTCAATTGCCGACGACGTTCTTCAACGATGTTCCCT GAAACTAAAGACATCCGTGAGCGTATTGGTCAAAGATTTTGATAGCAAATGGAAAGGGGAGAAGAAACAATACTCGAGGAAATTAGTTGAATATTGCTCCTCGAAAGCGCTGTATGAAATATGCAAAGACATGGAACAAACGATTAGGGAAGGAACCTTTAGTCGGTTGAGCTTTGATATGATGCTTGCTTGGGAGAAGCCTGCCTGCGCTGATGAACAAGCTCAAATG GAGAAAGAAGAAGTGAAGAAACCCGCAAAAGAGAAAGAAGATAAAAAGAAACCTGCAAATTCATCTAACAAGCAAGATGACATTCCTCTCTTCTATTCAGACATCATGCCACTCCTT GTTAATAATAAACCAAATGTTGGAGAAGATGCGTTTGTGTGGTTGGGATCATTAGTTCCTTTAGTGGCTGATTTCATTAATGGGAAGTTTACTTTCGAGACGCTAACATCAAGTACACAAAATCGTCTTCATTATCCTGCTTACGAAAAATTTCTTCAAGAAATTGCCAA ATGTGTACAACATTTACAAAAGCAAGCAACACCAAGGAACGTGGAAATGGCAGATGATGAGTTCATTCTACACGTTGAAGGAACCGCCACTTCACAAAGAGTAATACGCCATATCGGGAAACAAAGTTGGCCTG GTAGGCTTACATTAACCAATTATGCACTCTACTTTGAGGCCTCGGGGTCAATGACATATGAAGATGCATTCAAGCTTGACTTGTCAAAGGACATTAACCACTCGATAAAACCAGCAGCCACAGGACCTTTTGGTGCTCCTCTTTTTGACAAAGCCATTGTTTATGAGTCTGCTGAGCT GGAAGACGGTTTTCAAATCGAGTTCCCGGAACTAACAAGTTGCACACGACGTGACCATTGGCTAGCTCTGGTGAATGAAATCATGCTCTTACACAAATTTCTATCAAAATTCAAAGTGGAATCCCCCTTAGAAGCATGGGAGATGCACGCAAGAACAATATTAGGCATAATCCGACTCCACGCAGCAAGAGAAATGCTCAGAATCTCTCCCCCAAATCCCAAAAATTTCCTAATCTTTGCATTATTTGACGAATTACCTACAGGAAGCAATGTGCTACACGAGCTCGCTGAAAGCTTAAAATCTGTAAAAAGTGGACACCCGTGTAGTGCGAGTTCAATATTACGGAATTTAAACGTCTCCACTTGTATTCCGTGTGCAGAAGAGGATATATCGGTTGAACAATCTGATAAAAATGTAAATAATCAACCTGACAATTTATTGTCGTTGGAGACTGCTGTTGATCAAGTTAGAGAAGAGGCGAAAGAGATTAATTCGGCTAAAGCTACTGCCGACGAGCTGAAAGAAGATGGAATTGGCGACAGTGCTCTTGTATTGATg GAGCTTATGAAGCCATTAAAAAATGCATTACCATGGTTTCAAGAAGTCATCGAGTGGAAAAATCCTACAACCACCGCTACGGTGATGAGCACTTCGCTACTTGTTGTATACAA AGAGTGGGTTGGGAAGGCAATAGCAGCATTCTTATTGTGGCTAGTTTCAAAGATGATTTGGGCAAGAAAATACGAAGTGGGAAAGCAAACAAAGTTTGTTGTTTGCAATAATAACGACCAAACAGCGGTGGATAGCATAGTAGCAGCACAACATGGAATTAACACTATTTACAATATTTTGCAGTCTGTAAATGTTTCACTGCTGAAAATAAGATCAATATGGCTCGCGAATGCCCCCAAG CACACAAACACGATGATTGTTGTCATGATTGGATGTGCGGTCATATTACTGGTTATCCCTCTCAAATATATCATCATGTCGGCCCTACTATCGACATTTGCAGTGAAATTGAACCCGGGTGATCGTAGGGATAAGAAAAATATAATGGGAAACCAACGGTTGAAAGGATGGTGGGATTCTATTCCTGTTAGTCCAGTTGAAGTTGTTCAAAAAGCAGGAGAAAGTCCTAAAGAATCAGGGCTAAAGAAGGAGTAA
- the LOC111887438 gene encoding uncharacterized protein LOC111887438 isoform X1, with amino-acid sequence MIQNQQKERTKNLSSIADDVLQRCSLKLKTSVSVLVKDFDSKWKGEKKQYSRKLVEYCSSKALYEICKDMEQTIREGTFSRLSFDMMLAWEKPACADEQAQMECMAKEKEEVKKPAKEKEDKKKPANSSNKQDDIPLFYSDIMPLLVNNKPNVGEDAFVWLGSLVPLVADFINGKFTFETLTSSTQNRLHYPAYEKFLQEIAKCVQHLQKQATPRNVEMADDEFILHVEGTATSQRVIRHIGKQSWPGRLTLTNYALYFEASGSMTYEDAFKLDLSKDINHSIKPAATGPFGAPLFDKAIVYESAELEDGFQIEFPELTSCTRRDHWLALVNEIMLLHKFLSKFKVESPLEAWEMHARTILGIIRLHAAREMLRISPPNPKNFLIFALFDELPTGSNVLHELAESLKSVKSGHPCSASSILRNLNVSTCIPCAEEDISVEQSDKNVNNQPDNLLSLETAVDQVREEAKEINSAKATADELKEDGIGDSALVLMELMKPLKNALPWFQEVIEWKNPTTTATVMSTSLLVVYKEWVGKAIAAFLLWLVSKMIWARKYEVGKQTKFVVCNNNDQTAVDSIVAAQHGINTIYNILQSVNVSLLKIRSIWLANAPKHTNTMIVVMIGCAVILLVIPLKYIIMSALLSTFAVKLNPGDRRDKKNIMGNQRLKGWWDSIPVSPVEVVQKAGESPKESGLKKE; translated from the exons ATGATTCAAAATCAGCAAAAAGAGAGGACGAAGAATCTGTCTTCAATTGCCGACGACGTTCTTCAACGATGTTCCCT GAAACTAAAGACATCCGTGAGCGTATTGGTCAAAGATTTTGATAGCAAATGGAAAGGGGAGAAGAAACAATACTCGAGGAAATTAGTTGAATATTGCTCCTCGAAAGCGCTGTATGAAATATGCAAAGACATGGAACAAACGATTAGGGAAGGAACCTTTAGTCGGTTGAGCTTTGATATGATGCTTGCTTGGGAGAAGCCTGCCTGCGCTGATGAACAAGCTCAAATG GAATGTATGGCAAAGGAGAAAGAAGAAGTGAAGAAACCCGCAAAAGAGAAAGAAGATAAAAAGAAACCTGCAAATTCATCTAACAAGCAAGATGACATTCCTCTCTTCTATTCAGACATCATGCCACTCCTT GTTAATAATAAACCAAATGTTGGAGAAGATGCGTTTGTGTGGTTGGGATCATTAGTTCCTTTAGTGGCTGATTTCATTAATGGGAAGTTTACTTTCGAGACGCTAACATCAAGTACACAAAATCGTCTTCATTATCCTGCTTACGAAAAATTTCTTCAAGAAATTGCCAA ATGTGTACAACATTTACAAAAGCAAGCAACACCAAGGAACGTGGAAATGGCAGATGATGAGTTCATTCTACACGTTGAAGGAACCGCCACTTCACAAAGAGTAATACGCCATATCGGGAAACAAAGTTGGCCTG GTAGGCTTACATTAACCAATTATGCACTCTACTTTGAGGCCTCGGGGTCAATGACATATGAAGATGCATTCAAGCTTGACTTGTCAAAGGACATTAACCACTCGATAAAACCAGCAGCCACAGGACCTTTTGGTGCTCCTCTTTTTGACAAAGCCATTGTTTATGAGTCTGCTGAGCT GGAAGACGGTTTTCAAATCGAGTTCCCGGAACTAACAAGTTGCACACGACGTGACCATTGGCTAGCTCTGGTGAATGAAATCATGCTCTTACACAAATTTCTATCAAAATTCAAAGTGGAATCCCCCTTAGAAGCATGGGAGATGCACGCAAGAACAATATTAGGCATAATCCGACTCCACGCAGCAAGAGAAATGCTCAGAATCTCTCCCCCAAATCCCAAAAATTTCCTAATCTTTGCATTATTTGACGAATTACCTACAGGAAGCAATGTGCTACACGAGCTCGCTGAAAGCTTAAAATCTGTAAAAAGTGGACACCCGTGTAGTGCGAGTTCAATATTACGGAATTTAAACGTCTCCACTTGTATTCCGTGTGCAGAAGAGGATATATCGGTTGAACAATCTGATAAAAATGTAAATAATCAACCTGACAATTTATTGTCGTTGGAGACTGCTGTTGATCAAGTTAGAGAAGAGGCGAAAGAGATTAATTCGGCTAAAGCTACTGCCGACGAGCTGAAAGAAGATGGAATTGGCGACAGTGCTCTTGTATTGATg GAGCTTATGAAGCCATTAAAAAATGCATTACCATGGTTTCAAGAAGTCATCGAGTGGAAAAATCCTACAACCACCGCTACGGTGATGAGCACTTCGCTACTTGTTGTATACAA AGAGTGGGTTGGGAAGGCAATAGCAGCATTCTTATTGTGGCTAGTTTCAAAGATGATTTGGGCAAGAAAATACGAAGTGGGAAAGCAAACAAAGTTTGTTGTTTGCAATAATAACGACCAAACAGCGGTGGATAGCATAGTAGCAGCACAACATGGAATTAACACTATTTACAATATTTTGCAGTCTGTAAATGTTTCACTGCTGAAAATAAGATCAATATGGCTCGCGAATGCCCCCAAG CACACAAACACGATGATTGTTGTCATGATTGGATGTGCGGTCATATTACTGGTTATCCCTCTCAAATATATCATCATGTCGGCCCTACTATCGACATTTGCAGTGAAATTGAACCCGGGTGATCGTAGGGATAAGAAAAATATAATGGGAAACCAACGGTTGAAAGGATGGTGGGATTCTATTCCTGTTAGTCCAGTTGAAGTTGTTCAAAAAGCAGGAGAAAGTCCTAAAGAATCAGGGCTAAAGAAGGAGTAA